The segment AACAAAAAAATGATACATCATATTGCGATTGGTACTAAGTCTGTTCGGGTTCTAGCTGATTTTTACAAAAAAATCCCCGATTGTATGTTTTTAAAAGAAAACCTATATCCGGATTCGGATCGGATACGGTCTGTCTGGTTTCAAATTTCAGATACGATTCTAATGATAGAAGAAGGAGAAAAAGAATCTCCCCGAGCTATGGTCTTTCTTTACCAAGAAAAGAATTGGCAGAATTGGAAATCATTTTTAAATTCAACCTCCATCCGAGAAAGAACCGAATTCACAATTTATTTTTCGGACCCAGACGGAAACAAACTAGGTCTCAGCAGTTTCCCCGAGCCATTGCATTTATAGGAATTCTATGACAATCAAACAAAAGTTAGCTACAGGCACTTCTATTTTTACATTCTTAAGTTTGGGAATCATTTTAACAGTCATATCCGTTGTCATTTATAACAAAACAAAATCAGAAGTGATAGAAAACCTTTCCACAATCACGGACAAAATGAGCTTGGAAGTGACATCTTCCTTGTCGGGTCCTTTGA is part of the Leptospira kobayashii genome and harbors:
- a CDS encoding VOC family protein → MFLDTILQGNGFENKKMIHHIAIGTKSVRVLADFYKKIPDCMFLKENLYPDSDRIRSVWFQISDTILMIEEGEKESPRAMVFLYQEKNWQNWKSFLNSTSIRERTEFTIYFSDPDGNKLGLSSFPEPLHL